CGCCTTCAAAATCTCGTTCCGGCCCTACGCTGGGCATCAGCCCTAGTCCAAACTCGTTGATTGGCGTGGTAGAGCCGCCGGTAGATAAAATGCTGATACTGCTGCTAGGTCGACGACGTCTTCGCCGGTGTAACAGTGGCGGTCCCGGCATAGACGACGCAGCTGAACTGTCGCCGTTGCTGCTTCCATAGGTGGTGGTGAAAGTGGTTGGCATACGTGCATCGTGAGTTATGTAGCGTTTCTGCCGTTTGAAGCTCGCCAGAGATTGTGGTATGAGAGAAAGCGCAACATCTAGGTAGACTATGACAACCCGGAAGATGAGAACTGCGAATGCCAGCGTGGTTGTGATGCCGGCGAGAATGGCCAAGGGAACTGTGACGACAAACAGGAATGGAACAACAAAAGCATAAACAGGGTTTAGTAGTGCCATGGTTCTGTGAGAAGCCATGTTGGGGAATCAGGTGGTCGTTACATCAAGTATTACAACAGCATGGCTGGTGTAGATGGGGTGATGCGAAGAGCTGTATCTCAATGTCCTAGTAGTTGTCTTGGGTGAATTGAGCGAGaataaaaagcaaaaaaagtCTGAAACAAAGACACGCGACACAACCAAGAGGCGTCTGCAGGAGAGATGGATGTGAGTAattcgatgaagaaggggGCGACCCCGAGCTGTTGCCAAAACAGAGTATGGAGGAAACAACAGAAGGAGCGTCTCGAGTCTCGACCGTGTCAAATGCCCCTAGCTGGAAGCGAGTGTTGAACATATAAGTATATTTTCTTGTCAACACCTCGCCATCAAACACCAAGATGCAGTCCAACGGGCAAACATCCGGTTGACGAATTTCAGCAAATAGGAGGAAATACAAGTCAAGAAAGAGGAGAATGGGGTGACGGGGAGATGCAGATGCCGTCGATGACAGAGGTCGGAGCTAGGTGTGGCATGAAGAGGGGCCGAATCACATGCCGGAGAAATCAGAAATCGACTTGGCCAAAACCACAAACGCAACGCAGACAAGGAACGAGAGAAGCTAACAAGAGCCAGCAAGCGCAATCCAACCTCCAAGCCAACACCAAGCTGACGACAAGTCAGATCGCAGCGCCGACATCCAAAAACTGCCCCTAAGGCAAGCCTCAACCAACTCGGCCGTCCCAGTTGCCACCGTTTTCCCCCTCGCTGATTAACCACCACGACACGCAAAGCCTTCCCGAATCTCTCCGGAATCCTGCTGTTTACCATCACAAAGTCTAATGATTATTCGAACGATCTGACAAGTTCAATGCAACATCGATGAACTGAACCCTGAATTCTTGGACCTCAAAGTCGACTTGACAGGTGGGCCTGGGCCTTTAACTCGAGCTTTGGATCTTCGGCATCTGGGGCTAGGGTCCAAGCTACAAACAACAGGGATTCTCCAACCAGGGGGGCTTGATACGTCCTCAAGAGCGGTGTCCTTGAGAGAGCTATGGAGGTGATGCACAAACAGCTCTACAGCAAGCCTCTAATCAACCATCTTTATGCATTCTACCTCATTGGCAGAGACTCCAAGGCCAACTTGTGCAAGACATCTGCGTTAAACATATATGCTGTCAACAGAGGGCGGACGTAGATCTGATGCTCGTACCACACCAGAGAGCTCATGGTCGGCCTGGTGTTGATTTCTCCAGGGAAGGTGCTGCTGCACTGCCTGCTCCACTCAATCTCCAACATCTTCCTTCATGCTTGATTATAACCTGAGACTCacaaccagcaacttcaaAAGACACTTCAAAATCTCCTCGCAAACATgtgccagcatcaccaaaATGACGACAGCCCACCACCCGACAAAGCACAACAGCCGCCGCCTGCTACGAATGAAGCATTCCCATGGCATCTCCCAGTATTTGACGCGCACTGTCATCCTACAGATACCATGAGCTCCATAACCAGCCTCAAAACCATGCGTGCATCTGCGCTTGTTATCATGGCAACTCGTTCGCAGGACCAAGACCTAGTTGCCGACGTGGCGTCACAGCATGGCGTCAAGGACAGGGCGAGTTTGCGGGGTCGTCAATGCAGATATCAGTCTGACAGCCACGACGATACCGAGCATATCTCGGTATCAGCAGCCGAAGAATCAACACCTCCTGCTCAGCGAAGTTGCCAACTCATCCCTTCATTCGGATGGCATCCGTGGTTTTCCTACCAACTGTACGATGACGTCGACGCAGAGCCTACGTACAatccaccagcagcaacaggAGGCGAAACGGATGAAACCGCCCtcctcaacgccaagaaGCTGCATTATCAAGCCGTtctcacaccaccaccacaagatgATGCCTTTATTACGTCCCTACCTACACCAATCTCCGTTTCATCATTCATCGCCTCAACCCGAGCTCGTCTGCAATCCCACCCGCACGCTCTCGTCGGTGAGATTGGCGCCGACAAGGCGTTTCGCCTCCCGCAGCAATGGGACCCTGCATTGGCCGCAGCCAGAGATGATACCTTGACGCCTGGCGGCCGGGAAGGCAGACTGCTAAGTTCTCACCGAGTGCGCATCGAACACCAAAAGGCCGTTCTACTCGCCCAGCTCCATCTTGCAGGTGAAACCGGCCGACCCGTCAGTGTTCACGGCGTCAAAGCCCACGGCGTTATCTTCGACACCATCTCGAGCTGCTGGAAAGGACACGAGAAGCACGTCCCCTCCCGCCGTGAGCAGCGCATGGTCGCACCAGGTGCAGAAGACGATTCAGACGAAGAGCCAGAAGTTGGTGGGAAACCGTACCCGCCACGAGTGTGCCTCCATTCGTACAGTGGCCCAGTGGACACTCTACGGTGGTGGTTTAACCCTTCTATTCCTGCCAAGATATACGTATCTCTCTCAACAGCCATCAATATCAACGCCTCCTCTAGACGGGACGACTTCAGAGACGTAGTGTCCGCTATTCCGGCGGACAGAATCCTCGTGGAGAGTGATTTGCATGTCGCGGGGGAGCATATGGACGCTGCATTGGAGGATATGTATCGCCGGGTGTGTGATGTGAAGGGGTGGGGGTTGGGGGAGGGTGTTTTGAAGATTGCCGGGAACTTTGAGGATTTTGTATTTGGTAAGGGGTGATGGATAGGAATTACAAGCAAAAGCATTGATTCATAACAACTTGGTGTATCATTAAATAGTCTTGCATGGTCAAAGATTAGAATCAGTTGAGATCCGCAGCAACTCGGTGTACCATAAAATGGTCGTCTACGATCAAAAGTATTAGAATTAGTTGAGCTCTACAACTTCACTTCGAGAACCCAGTCCCGTGTCTATCCCATGCAACACATACATATATACCCAACCTCAATCGAAaccaaaacgccatcatgACCATGCAAATGCCCCCAAAAATCACTTCCCATACCCCAACCTATCATCCCCGCCACCTCCATACCTCAACCCATCCGCCACCGGCGACTCATCCTCACTCTCATACGGCGGCAAACTCTCATCATCTCTAAAATGGCCATACTCACAAGGGGTATACCGCGGGACCTCTCTATTCCTGCCCTCCTCCGCGGCAACAAGACTATCCACCACACTAACTGCTTCCCTGAACGACGCAAATTCCTCTTCTATACTGCACTCTATTACTGGTGCGGGCTGAGTCCTCCACCGggtgaagatgttggcgacATATTCTTTGATAGCTTGCCTGCGGGCTTTTCGACGAGCTCGGCGCTCAGACCATGATTCTTTCTTGGGCCGGGTGGGACGTTCTGAGAAGAGGACTTTTTCGTTGTCTATGGCTCTGGGGGTGGTTTTGCGGTGGAGGCGGAGCATGAAGATTGTGGATAGGAGGCAGAGGCCTATTACGGATAGTGCGATTGCCATGACGAGCTACAGTTGTTAGAGTAGAGTGTGGTTGAGATATGAGGGGGCGCTTACGggtggttgtggaggaggatgtgtAGTGATTTTAACATCAACTGCCTCTCCATTAAGAGGCATCTGATCAGCCCACGTCCATTTCCCTGCGTGCTTTTTCAAATCATACTCCTCAGCCTTATTATCAtccgcctcatcatcaaaccaATACTCGTAATCTTCAGG
The genomic region above belongs to Pochonia chlamydosporia 170 chromosome 2, whole genome shotgun sequence and contains:
- a CDS encoding Cut9 interacting protein Scn1 (similar to Metarhizium acridum CQMa 102 XP_007813094.1), with the protein product MCQHHQNDDSPPPDKAQQPPPATNEAFPWHLPVFDAHCHPTDTMSSITSLKTMRASALVIMATRSQDQDLVADVASQHGVKDRASLRGRQCRYQSDSHDDTEHISVSAAEESTPPAQRSCQLIPSFGWHPWFSYQLYDDVDAEPTYNPPAATGGETDETALLNAKKLHYQAVLTPPPQDDAFITSLPTPISVSSFIASTRARLQSHPHALVGEIGADKAFRLPQQWDPALAAARDDTLTPGGREGRLLSSHRVRIEHQKAVLLAQLHLAGETGRPVSVHGVKAHGVIFDTISSCWKGHEKHVPSRREQRMVAPGAEDDSDEEPEVGGKPYPPRVCLHSYSGPVDTLRWWFNPSIPAKIYVSLSTAININASSRRDDFRDVVSAIPADRILVESDLHVAGEHMDAALEDMYRRVCDVKGWGLGEGVLKIAGNFEDFVFGKG